Proteins from one Rhodoflexus caldus genomic window:
- a CDS encoding NADPH-dependent FMN reductase: protein MITIISGTNRSGSLTLRIAQLYQELLATHGAPAQILDLSQLPHDFAFSALYDKGGQNPAFTAFHQQAADSDKLVFIIPEYNGSFPGVLKTFLDGMPYPNPWKNRKAALVGISSGPQGAAPALSHFTDVLHYLGIHVLAHRVKMPFIEKSMADNRIQNENYLRQLNKQVESLLAF from the coding sequence ATGATTACCATCATTTCAGGCACTAATCGCAGCGGCTCGCTGACACTGCGCATCGCACAATTGTATCAGGAACTGCTGGCAACGCATGGCGCACCTGCACAGATTTTAGACCTTTCGCAACTGCCGCACGATTTTGCATTTTCTGCATTGTACGATAAGGGCGGACAAAACCCTGCCTTCACTGCTTTTCATCAGCAGGCTGCCGACTCGGACAAACTTGTTTTCATCATTCCCGAATATAACGGCTCATTCCCCGGCGTGCTGAAAACTTTTCTGGACGGGATGCCTTATCCTAACCCTTGGAAAAACCGCAAAGCGGCATTAGTGGGCATTTCGTCGGGGCCGCAAGGAGCTGCGCCTGCTCTCAGCCATTTTACCGACGTTCTGCACTATTTGGGGATTCACGTGCTCGCGCATCGCGTTAAAATGCCTTTCATAGAAAAAAGTATGGCCGATAATCGCATCCAAAACGAAAACTATCTGCGACAGCTCAACAAGCAGGTAGAGAGTCTGCTGGCATTTTAA
- a CDS encoding two-component regulator propeller domain-containing protein: MKARVYFFFTVSLLTTITALAQQPQWGIDARLSVNIENGLSHNNVLAVMQDSRQYLWIGTQNGLNCYDGRSIRSFTPLPGKSLEIRAILEDKQQRLWIGTNAGLFLFHRQTEQFSHFQKDTANVLSLSDNSIFCLAEDRAGHLWIGTSTGVSRLDPDKQTFFNYPFQGAYTQGLSAVYSITTDADGNIVASSLGQGIQVYSAAEEVFISYPLYPRQFQRDYVTRLLKDSKGYLWVATLQGVRRIDTRTGNTRSFTETDGLPNNYVTALASDENGRVWVATKQGGLAYFDENRWTTIQDSKGEYSLAAGKAVQTLTTDSGNILWAGTAGGGLAAWKNEANYFTIRPEFGAITAMTQQGESYWAATAAKGLFRLNGNGEVTAHFEPGSKGFPQGTIRAILASRKGEIRVANEQGIYLYKEGQWQYLRPGWEGPEEGTVSTLFEDCKGRIWVGTQESGLYVTGDLPNQWLVFRHNVKRPQSIADNHIRCIAEDMQGNIWVGTASGGLSRWDGNDGFVNFRNEAGNPYSLPHNSIKSLFTDEQGNFWVGTFSGLARWEPQQKHFRTFRFNHVALGEVIHDIRAGNERMWVFTEHTLMQFDRKNGLFVPYRIASPASGLQYTTQGLISPEGDLLIGTNQGLVSIRAAIADLYAGRSLPRAFFRYANYQADTLQVQVPLDGLSELTIPYQAANIRVSFASPHFGYQAAPVFSYRLSPSNSRWSEPTTDSEMTLGKLAPGDYTLYLRVLGPKGWSLPTEILIRVRPPFWETWWFRSAGMLSLIGLGFITYRARVRRIEQQNEQLERVVEERTSQIASQKNQLERAYHNVRTISEIGHRITAQLHSEQVVGEAFAGVSELVEAALFRVGIYDDSSRQLLFYGFRNGVAMPLVRHEIEVGQKRLSAVCFQYQMEIVINDFEKEAPEYVADEHIEYQTEQPLSAIYLPLTLNKKAIGVFTVQSYRKNAYQAADVDFLRALATYLSVAIDNARAYDRLDEARRQIARRNEQMVSSIRYAERIQKAILPAESDLQALFEKFFIWYQPKDIVSGDFYWCHSEGRRKWVAVADCTGHGVPGALMSAIGHSILTETVARRRIAQPAEILQTVHAEMRKALQTENGTHDDGMDIALCLIEGNEVTFAGAKRPLYAVKPSGNPAENRLVELRPNRQSIGGRLRSSETAFEQHTVSLPAGTMLYLTSDGLADQPNTNREKLGSMAVKELLMALAHLSVERQAEELSDIFDEFRQGESQRDDICVLGIRL; the protein is encoded by the coding sequence ATGAAAGCAAGGGTGTACTTCTTTTTCACCGTATCGCTTCTGACAACCATTACTGCCTTAGCACAGCAGCCGCAATGGGGCATTGATGCACGCCTATCGGTCAATATTGAAAACGGCCTGAGCCACAACAACGTGCTGGCCGTGATGCAGGATAGCCGCCAATACCTTTGGATAGGTACACAAAACGGGCTGAATTGTTACGACGGTCGCAGTATTCGCAGTTTTACACCGCTGCCCGGTAAGTCGTTGGAAATACGCGCCATTCTGGAAGACAAGCAGCAACGCCTCTGGATTGGCACCAACGCAGGGCTTTTCCTTTTCCATCGGCAAACCGAACAATTCTCTCATTTTCAAAAAGATACGGCCAATGTCCTTTCCCTTTCCGACAACAGCATTTTCTGTTTGGCAGAAGACCGCGCCGGACACCTCTGGATTGGTACAAGTACAGGGGTTTCGCGCTTAGACCCCGATAAGCAGACTTTTTTCAATTATCCTTTTCAGGGCGCTTATACGCAGGGTTTAAGTGCCGTTTACAGCATCACCACCGATGCCGACGGCAATATTGTTGCCTCATCGCTGGGGCAGGGCATACAGGTGTACTCGGCGGCTGAAGAAGTATTTATCTCTTATCCGCTCTATCCTCGCCAATTTCAACGCGACTATGTTACCCGCTTGCTCAAAGACAGCAAAGGGTATTTGTGGGTAGCAACTTTGCAAGGCGTTCGCCGAATAGATACCCGCACAGGCAATACCCGCTCTTTTACTGAAACCGACGGACTGCCCAACAACTACGTAACTGCCCTTGCTTCCGATGAAAACGGGCGAGTATGGGTGGCTACCAAACAGGGCGGTCTTGCCTATTTTGACGAGAACCGATGGACAACCATTCAGGATTCAAAAGGCGAATACAGCCTTGCGGCAGGAAAGGCCGTGCAAACACTGACTACCGATTCAGGAAATATTTTATGGGCAGGAACCGCCGGTGGCGGACTTGCTGCATGGAAAAACGAAGCCAATTATTTTACCATCCGTCCGGAGTTTGGGGCAATAACAGCCATGACGCAGCAAGGCGAGAGCTATTGGGCGGCTACTGCTGCCAAAGGTCTATTCAGGCTCAACGGCAACGGGGAGGTAACGGCACATTTTGAGCCGGGTAGCAAAGGCTTTCCGCAAGGAACCATCCGCGCTATACTTGCTTCGCGCAAGGGCGAAATTCGGGTGGCCAACGAACAAGGCATCTACCTGTACAAAGAAGGACAGTGGCAATACCTCCGCCCGGGCTGGGAAGGCCCCGAAGAGGGAACAGTTTCCACCCTTTTTGAAGACTGCAAAGGACGTATTTGGGTCGGTACGCAGGAAAGCGGCCTTTACGTTACGGGCGACCTGCCCAATCAGTGGTTGGTGTTCCGCCACAATGTCAAGCGCCCGCAAAGTATTGCCGATAATCACATCCGCTGCATTGCGGAAGATATGCAGGGCAATATCTGGGTCGGTACGGCAAGCGGTGGACTGAGCCGCTGGGACGGCAACGACGGTTTTGTCAATTTTAGGAATGAAGCAGGCAACCCGTATTCATTGCCGCACAACAGCATCAAAAGCCTGTTTACCGATGAGCAGGGCAATTTTTGGGTAGGTACTTTTTCGGGTTTGGCACGTTGGGAGCCGCAGCAAAAGCATTTCCGCACCTTCCGATTCAATCATGTGGCACTGGGGGAAGTCATCCACGACATTCGCGCCGGCAACGAGCGCATGTGGGTGTTTACCGAGCATACACTGATGCAATTTGACCGCAAAAACGGCCTCTTTGTCCCATATCGCATTGCCTCGCCTGCTTCGGGTTTGCAGTACACCACGCAGGGACTCATCAGCCCCGAAGGCGATTTGCTCATTGGTACAAATCAGGGCTTGGTGAGCATTCGCGCGGCCATTGCCGACCTGTACGCAGGGCGCTCGCTGCCGCGGGCTTTTTTCCGTTATGCCAACTATCAGGCAGATACGTTGCAGGTGCAAGTACCCTTAGACGGCTTGTCGGAACTGACCATTCCTTATCAGGCAGCCAATATCAGGGTATCATTTGCCTCTCCGCATTTTGGTTATCAGGCTGCCCCTGTGTTCAGCTATCGGTTGAGCCCTTCCAACAGCCGATGGTCAGAACCGACTACCGACAGCGAAATGACATTGGGCAAACTTGCCCCCGGCGATTACACACTCTACCTGCGCGTTTTAGGCCCAAAGGGATGGAGTTTGCCAACGGAAATACTGATTCGGGTACGTCCGCCGTTTTGGGAAACGTGGTGGTTTCGCTCGGCGGGTATGTTGTCGCTCATCGGGCTTGGGTTTATTACCTACCGCGCCCGCGTGCGCCGCATAGAGCAGCAAAATGAACAATTGGAACGCGTGGTAGAAGAGCGCACCTCTCAAATTGCCAGCCAGAAGAACCAATTGGAGCGTGCTTACCACAACGTGCGCACCATCAGCGAAATCGGGCATCGGATTACGGCGCAGTTGCACAGCGAACAGGTAGTCGGAGAGGCTTTTGCAGGTGTGAGCGAACTGGTAGAGGCTGCCCTGTTCCGTGTGGGCATTTACGACGACAGCAGCCGCCAATTGTTGTTTTACGGCTTCCGCAACGGCGTGGCTATGCCGCTTGTCCGCCATGAAATTGAGGTGGGGCAAAAACGTCTTTCTGCGGTATGCTTTCAGTACCAAATGGAAATTGTGATTAACGATTTTGAGAAAGAAGCCCCCGAATACGTAGCCGATGAACACATTGAATACCAAACCGAGCAGCCGCTGTCGGCCATTTACCTGCCTCTGACGCTGAACAAGAAAGCTATTGGCGTATTTACCGTGCAGAGTTACCGCAAAAATGCCTATCAGGCAGCCGATGTGGACTTCCTGCGTGCCTTGGCAACCTATCTTTCCGTGGCGATAGACAATGCACGAGCTTATGACCGCTTAGACGAAGCCCGCCGCCAGATAGCCCGTCGCAATGAGCAAATGGTAAGCAGCATCCGCTATGCCGAGCGGATTCAGAAGGCTATTCTGCCTGCCGAATCGGACTTGCAGGCCTTGTTTGAGAAATTTTTTATTTGGTATCAACCCAAAGACATTGTTTCAGGCGATTTCTATTGGTGTCACAGCGAAGGGCGGCGCAAATGGGTTGCCGTAGCTGATTGTACCGGACACGGCGTTCCCGGAGCGCTCATGTCTGCCATCGGGCACAGCATCCTGACCGAAACAGTGGCCCGCCGACGCATCGCACAACCTGCCGAAATTTTACAAACCGTCCATGCGGAAATGCGAAAAGCGCTGCAAACCGAAAACGGCACCCACGACGACGGTATGGACATCGCCCTCTGCCTGATTGAAGGCAACGAAGTAACTTTTGCAGGAGCTAAACGACCGCTATATGCGGTCAAACCTTCGGGCAACCCAGCCGAAAACCGCTTAGTAGAGTTGCGTCCCAATCGGCAGTCCATCGGCGGCAGATTGCGCAGCAGCGAAACAGCTTTTGAACAGCACACGGTTTCGCTGCCTGCCGGAACGATGCTCTACCTGACCTCCGACGGCTTAGCCGACCAGCCAAACACCAACCGTGAAAAGTTGGGCAGTATGGCAGTGAAAGAGTTGCTTATGGCACTTGCCCACCTGTCCGTAGAGCGTCAGGCAGAAGAATTATCCGATATTTTTGACGAGTTCCGGCAAGGCGAAAGCCAGCGCGACGACATCTGCGTGCTGGGGATTCGGTTGTAG
- a CDS encoding MGMT family protein translates to MGFVKNNFFEDVYEVVCLIPRGRVTSYGAIAKYLGSKMSARMVGWAMNAAHTRPEVPAHRVVNRSGLLTGKHHFGTPTAMQEALQAEGVQVVDDRVVNFKELFWDPQQELG, encoded by the coding sequence ATAGGTTTCGTGAAAAATAATTTTTTCGAGGATGTATATGAAGTCGTCTGTCTGATTCCGCGGGGGAGAGTAACCAGCTACGGTGCCATTGCCAAATACTTAGGCAGTAAAATGAGCGCCCGCATGGTAGGCTGGGCAATGAATGCCGCACACACACGCCCGGAAGTACCTGCACACCGCGTTGTAAACAGGAGCGGCCTACTTACGGGGAAGCATCATTTCGGCACTCCTACGGCCATGCAGGAAGCCCTGCAAGCTGAGGGAGTGCAGGTTGTAGACGACCGCGTGGTAAATTTCAAAGAGCTTTTCTGGGACCCGCAGCAGGAACTCGGTTAA
- a CDS encoding STAS/SEC14 domain-containing protein, whose amino-acid sequence MLQTVINNKYMLAGWIGEGNIFYYAWKGFVPPNEMKQMLEEVLSHLEAAKTPLMLQDLQQAQAIANDMQEWMAASWLPRAAAVGLRKIALLTPRSVFGQMAVNQVKNKARVNTTEIESMFFDDEAKAIQWLRHSRTA is encoded by the coding sequence ATGCTACAAACAGTTATCAACAACAAGTACATGCTTGCAGGGTGGATAGGCGAGGGTAACATTTTTTACTACGCATGGAAAGGCTTTGTTCCTCCCAACGAAATGAAGCAAATGCTCGAGGAAGTACTTTCCCATCTGGAAGCCGCAAAAACTCCGCTGATGCTGCAAGACTTACAGCAAGCGCAGGCAATAGCTAACGATATGCAGGAATGGATGGCTGCGAGTTGGTTGCCGCGCGCTGCTGCCGTCGGTTTGCGAAAAATCGCACTGCTGACTCCTCGTTCTGTTTTTGGACAAATGGCTGTCAATCAGGTTAAAAATAAAGCCAGAGTGAATACTACCGAAATAGAAAGCATGTTCTTCGATGACGAAGCAAAAGCTATTCAATGGCTTAGACACAGCCGCACGGCATAG
- a CDS encoding Rossmann-like and DUF2520 domain-containing protein — MLRIALIGAGNVAWHLADALESAGHRITEVFSRRRKNAVALAERLYEAAPLAKPDLSRSAAELVVLSVTDSALPELLPELQLPPRAAVVHTSGTLPMNLLANLNCPHGVFYPLQTFSKAKAVDWQPVPICIEASDRMTLDMLASLASDISTRVYEINSDERKQLHLAAVIACNFANHLWHMASQVLKPIGISLEILHPLLQETLEKVTQMPPHKAQTGPAVRGDLPVIEQHMALLQPHAPLWAEIYRLMSRSIAESSPHHSTSR; from the coding sequence ATGCTTCGGATTGCACTCATTGGCGCAGGAAATGTTGCTTGGCACTTAGCCGACGCCTTAGAATCGGCAGGGCATCGCATTACGGAGGTGTTCAGTCGCCGCCGCAAAAATGCCGTAGCACTTGCCGAGCGATTGTATGAGGCTGCCCCGCTTGCTAAACCCGACTTATCCCGCTCGGCAGCAGAGTTGGTTGTTCTCTCGGTTACTGACTCGGCACTGCCCGAGTTGCTGCCCGAGTTGCAATTGCCGCCGCGGGCAGCCGTGGTACATACTTCCGGCACATTGCCCATGAATCTGTTGGCAAACCTGAATTGCCCGCACGGTGTTTTTTATCCGCTGCAAACTTTTTCCAAAGCAAAGGCGGTAGACTGGCAGCCCGTGCCTATTTGCATTGAGGCCTCTGACCGAATGACACTTGATATGCTTGCTTCGCTTGCTTCCGACATCAGCACCCGAGTATATGAAATTAACTCCGACGAACGCAAGCAACTGCATTTGGCAGCGGTTATCGCCTGCAATTTTGCCAATCACCTGTGGCATATGGCTTCGCAAGTGCTCAAACCCATAGGCATAAGCCTTGAAATATTGCATCCGCTGCTTCAGGAAACGTTGGAAAAGGTCACGCAAATGCCTCCTCACAAAGCACAGACAGGGCCGGCAGTGCGGGGAGACTTACCCGTGATAGAGCAACATATGGCACTCCTGCAACCTCATGCTCCACTGTGGGCAGAGATTTATCGCCTGATGAGTCGCAGCATTGCAGAATCATCCCCTCATCACTCGACAAGCAGATGA
- a CDS encoding PAS domain S-box protein: MSTLKDKLYDFLHEQPDVFDFLQVHAPDGCWYYHASHPEKLWINPRFKNCLGYTAERDIQWDAIKSHEEAILENFTTYAASAPNGIEYRFRRQNGAHIWFKVMAMPDRLDPEGLVIGFTAMRSAEAIGMAGSKNAIMSLLTEYEGDSIIITDTDGYVLWVNKGFEQLTGYTLAEIRGRKPKELLQGKDTDPQVSRRLGEAIRSRQPIRAELINYHKSGKAYWLEMHISPVFDDNGECTGFMSVGRDITRRKEKEEEAHFQAQLLEKVGQPVIATHPEGYIFYWNKKAEEVYGWKREEVLGRLIMDIVPLTEISAEERAAIHRENFGKLWVREFTAQRKNGEQFPVQITNQPILNENGEPIALVGISQDITERKQYEEALKRQAQLQNMLMRLSTRFINLPIEQLTEALQEALAEVGTFFNTDRAYIFEYSFDKNIAINTHEWCKEGVPSQKQYLQAVPLKKLPEWLAAHLNGESVHIADTRQITNDYLRELLLSQNIKSLLTIPMRNGNQCIGFVGFDSVEHLHTFSEDECRFLTVFSELLVNVWLRKRMENELLRTKQLLEQTNKAARIGGWEVDLVQNTVYWSDLTRAIHEVPPDYQPKLGFDELLQERINFYKEGYSKDRINEVLQRAIRYGTPFDEELQIVTAKGREVWVRVIGEAQMENGVCKKLYGSFYDIDAAKKAKLALIQKTEEFNELVALIPMGVYKYEDSHRFVYVSPVWCKLNNLTAEDVYANPDLPIGLIHPDDKERFINANKDAIRKKADLHIEVRKLTGGEVRWMRIASRAKTDENGHTVWFGTQTDITDEKLAALALAEAKEKAEAASKAKSEFLANMSHEIRTPLNSIIGFAGLLVNTPLNTQQYEYIDSVYHSAQSLQALINDILDFSKIEAGKLELYPETVHIPALIHQTAKTISYQVKTKNLDLITDIDSRIPPLRADVAKLRQILINLLGNAVKFTEKGMISVKVKLTDIKDGTALLRFSVRDTGIGIAPENQQKIFDAFVQADSYTTKRFGGTGLGLSISNKLLHLMGSSLQLESELGRGSHFFFDLALPIEAATPQTVSEHPQNAVESLLQQQSFNILLVDDNPINLLVARRIIQHIAPQAHIQEASGGKLAVEMFSQNPPDIVLMDLQMPEINGIEATGMIRALESSQHKHTPIIAVTAGTVKGEREKCLAAGMDDFMPKPIDKNAMQLMLEKWLFGQPNHAADEPLPASGDDDDFSTLRQYRQSDKDFSSALEQESRIQLMDILGQIDQSIQTRSLPQLQKLGHNLRGTALNLGLEKIAATSLAIENLPEWQEATIKQLQTQIHAQIADVIRWMDTAQ, from the coding sequence ATGAGCACACTCAAAGACAAACTTTATGATTTTCTGCATGAGCAGCCGGATGTTTTTGATTTTCTGCAAGTGCACGCACCCGATGGCTGCTGGTATTATCATGCCTCCCATCCTGAAAAGCTATGGATAAACCCCCGATTCAAAAACTGCTTGGGCTATACTGCCGAGCGGGATATTCAATGGGACGCTATCAAAAGCCACGAAGAGGCAATTCTTGAAAATTTTACGACATATGCGGCAAGTGCTCCCAACGGCATAGAATATCGTTTCAGGCGGCAAAATGGTGCACATATATGGTTCAAAGTGATGGCAATGCCCGACCGCCTTGACCCCGAGGGTCTTGTCATCGGCTTTACTGCTATGCGCAGCGCAGAAGCCATAGGCATGGCAGGCAGCAAGAACGCCATCATGAGCCTGCTGACCGAATACGAAGGCGATTCCATTATCATTACCGATACGGATGGATATGTGCTGTGGGTGAATAAAGGCTTTGAACAACTGACCGGCTACACGCTTGCAGAAATACGCGGTCGCAAACCCAAGGAGTTGCTGCAAGGAAAAGACACCGACCCCCAAGTATCCCGTCGGTTGGGTGAAGCTATCCGTTCTCGCCAGCCTATCCGCGCCGAGCTGATTAATTACCACAAAAGCGGCAAAGCCTATTGGTTAGAAATGCACATTTCTCCCGTTTTTGATGACAACGGCGAATGTACGGGCTTTATGTCGGTGGGCAGAGATATTACCCGCAGGAAAGAAAAGGAGGAAGAAGCCCATTTTCAGGCACAACTGCTGGAAAAAGTAGGGCAGCCGGTGATAGCAACCCACCCCGAAGGTTACATATTTTACTGGAACAAAAAAGCAGAAGAAGTTTACGGCTGGAAAAGAGAAGAGGTACTGGGGCGCCTGATTATGGACATAGTGCCATTAACAGAAATCAGTGCTGAGGAACGCGCGGCCATCCACAGGGAAAACTTCGGCAAACTGTGGGTACGGGAGTTTACCGCGCAGCGCAAAAACGGCGAGCAGTTCCCCGTACAGATAACCAATCAGCCTATCCTAAACGAAAACGGCGAACCGATAGCCTTGGTTGGTATTTCGCAAGACATCACCGAGCGAAAGCAATACGAAGAAGCGCTGAAAAGACAGGCACAACTGCAAAACATGCTCATGCGCCTTTCTACACGCTTTATCAACCTGCCGATTGAACAATTGACCGAGGCATTACAAGAAGCCCTTGCAGAAGTCGGAACATTCTTTAACACCGACCGCGCGTACATCTTTGAATACTCTTTTGACAAAAATATTGCTATTAATACCCACGAATGGTGCAAGGAAGGAGTTCCTTCCCAAAAGCAATATTTGCAGGCCGTTCCACTGAAAAAATTGCCCGAGTGGTTGGCAGCACACCTCAACGGTGAGAGTGTACACATTGCAGATACCCGACAAATTACCAATGACTACCTGCGCGAACTCTTGTTGTCGCAAAATATCAAAAGCCTGCTGACCATCCCCATGCGCAACGGCAACCAGTGCATCGGGTTTGTCGGGTTTGACTCCGTGGAGCATCTGCATACATTCAGCGAAGATGAGTGCCGCTTTCTGACCGTATTTAGTGAGCTGTTGGTCAATGTATGGCTTCGCAAACGCATGGAAAACGAACTGCTCCGCACCAAGCAGTTACTCGAGCAAACCAACAAAGCCGCCCGCATAGGTGGCTGGGAGGTAGATTTGGTGCAGAATACAGTCTATTGGTCAGACCTAACCAGAGCCATCCACGAAGTTCCGCCCGACTACCAACCCAAGTTAGGCTTCGACGAACTTTTGCAAGAACGCATCAACTTCTACAAAGAAGGTTACAGCAAAGACCGAATTAATGAAGTGCTTCAAAGAGCCATCCGGTACGGCACACCTTTCGATGAAGAACTGCAAATTGTAACTGCCAAAGGGCGCGAGGTGTGGGTGCGAGTGATTGGTGAGGCACAAATGGAAAACGGCGTTTGCAAAAAACTCTATGGCTCATTTTATGACATCGACGCGGCGAAAAAGGCAAAACTTGCCCTCATTCAGAAAACAGAGGAGTTCAATGAACTGGTGGCACTTATCCCGATGGGCGTATATAAATACGAAGACAGTCATCGGTTCGTATATGTCAGCCCTGTTTGGTGCAAGTTGAACAACCTCACTGCAGAAGATGTATATGCCAACCCCGATTTACCGATTGGTTTAATTCACCCTGATGACAAAGAACGCTTCATAAACGCCAATAAGGATGCCATCCGTAAGAAAGCAGACTTACATATTGAGGTACGCAAACTTACGGGCGGAGAGGTGCGCTGGATGCGCATTGCTTCCCGTGCTAAAACAGATGAAAACGGGCATACGGTATGGTTTGGCACACAAACCGATATTACGGATGAGAAGTTAGCTGCCTTAGCCCTTGCAGAAGCCAAAGAGAAAGCCGAAGCTGCCAGCAAAGCCAAGTCGGAGTTTCTTGCCAATATGAGCCACGAAATACGCACGCCACTCAACAGCATCATTGGTTTTGCAGGTCTGTTGGTAAATACACCGCTCAATACGCAGCAATATGAATACATAGATTCGGTCTATCATTCTGCCCAATCGCTGCAAGCACTCATCAACGATATTCTGGATTTCTCTAAAATAGAGGCCGGCAAACTGGAACTTTATCCTGAAACGGTTCATATCCCCGCTTTGATTCACCAAACAGCGAAGACCATCAGCTATCAGGTAAAAACCAAAAACCTTGACCTGATTACCGATATTGATTCTCGCATTCCACCGTTGCGGGCTGATGTTGCCAAACTGCGCCAGATACTCATCAACCTGCTGGGCAATGCCGTCAAGTTTACCGAAAAAGGCATGATATCCGTTAAAGTCAAACTGACCGATATCAAAGACGGCACGGCATTGCTCCGCTTTTCCGTGCGCGATACAGGCATTGGCATTGCGCCTGAAAATCAGCAGAAAATTTTTGATGCCTTCGTACAGGCCGATTCTTACACCACCAAACGCTTTGGCGGAACAGGCCTCGGTTTGAGCATTTCCAATAAATTGTTGCATCTGATGGGCAGCAGTTTGCAATTAGAAAGCGAACTTGGCAGAGGCAGCCATTTTTTCTTCGATTTGGCACTGCCGATAGAAGCTGCAACACCTCAAACGGTATCTGAACACCCTCAAAATGCCGTTGAATCGCTTCTGCAACAGCAGTCGTTTAATATTTTGTTGGTAGATGACAACCCCATTAATCTCTTGGTAGCGCGGCGGATTATACAGCACATAGCGCCGCAAGCACACATACAAGAGGCTTCCGGCGGCAAATTGGCGGTTGAAATGTTCAGTCAAAACCCGCCCGACATTGTACTGATGGACTTGCAAATGCCAGAAATCAACGGCATTGAAGCAACCGGCATGATACGTGCATTGGAAAGCAGCCAACACAAGCACACGCCCATTATTGCCGTAACGGCGGGTACTGTCAAGGGCGAGCGTGAAAAATGTTTAGCCGCAGGTATGGACGATTTTATGCCTAAACCCATCGACAAAAACGCTATGCAGTTGATGCTGGAAAAATGGCTGTTCGGACAACCCAACCATGCAGCCGATGAACCGCTCCCCGCATCGGGAGATGATGATGATTTCAGCACTTTGCGGCAATATCGGCAAAGCGACAAGGATTTTTCAAGTGCACTGGAACAAGAGAGTCGCATACAACTGATGGATATTCTCGGCCAAATTGACCAAAGCATCCAAACGCGCAGTTTGCCGCAATTGCAAAAACTGGGGCATAATCTGCGCGGCACTGCGCTCAATTTGGGCTTAGAAAAAATAGCCGCCACAAGCCTTGCTATAGAAAACCTCCCCGAGTGGCAAGAAGCAACCATAAAACAGTTGCAAACGCAGATTCACGCACAAATCGCTGACGTGATTCGTTGGATGGATACTGCACAGTAG
- a CDS encoding cold-shock protein yields MKTGKIKFFNESKGYGFIVDDETQKDVFVHISELGNATTLTQNDAVRFEVKMGKKGLNAVNVVKL; encoded by the coding sequence ATGAAAACCGGTAAAATTAAGTTCTTCAACGAGTCGAAGGGCTATGGTTTCATCGTAGATGATGAGACTCAAAAAGATGTGTTTGTTCACATTAGCGAGTTGGGCAATGCTACAACGCTCACTCAGAATGACGCAGTGCGTTTTGAGGTAAAAATGGGCAAAAAAGGCCTCAACGCTGTCAATGTAGTGAAACTCTAA